A part of Gossypium hirsutum isolate 1008001.06 chromosome A07, Gossypium_hirsutum_v2.1, whole genome shotgun sequence genomic DNA contains:
- the LOC107900503 gene encoding protein ANTI-SILENCING 1, which yields MAEVENIEFKWGKKRGIGARNRDVQFYESFTYDGLYYTLFDNVYLHKEGQTLPFLGKLIKIWENPDKSKKVKILWFFQPNEISKYLKVELNHPNEVFLASGDGVGLFNINPLEAIVGKCNVVCISKDSRNPQPSDQELQKADFVFCRTFNVKRCIIVDEMDENIAGIDVKFIFNRMGSLKPSSSHNTDVDDKHTSETAMTVNKKVILSNKLNSFETQNFEDRQGEQKPVVEETFATDDRQENVFNYKSASSLKAEENKELKVDEKLKSIEDLGELDERPYKKAKLDSFGKVSDCKNKIDVLIPNIIASEDEPRCATNTNGTSNSSTKLKLGDDELTKPTCKLPNESSSWPSNDIIKTDDKALEVISRPDFEIGVLELSPSFLSFCLSLATWSSNVH from the exons ATGGCAGAAGTTGAGAACATTGAATTTAAGTGGGGTAAAAAGAGAGGAATTGGTGCGAGAAATAGAGATGTTCAGTTTTATGAATCATTCACTTATGATGGCCTCTATTACACTCTTTTTGACAATGTTTATCTTCACAAAGAAGGCCAAACTTTACCTTTTCTAgggaaacttataaaaatatgGGAAAATCCCGATAAATCCAAGAAAGTGAAGATTTTATGGTTTTTCCAACCTAATGAGATATCAAAATATCTTAAAGTTGAATTGAATCATCCTAATGAAGTGTTCTTGGCATCTGGTGACGGAGTTGGCCTATTTAACATTAACCCTTTG GAAGCAATTGTAGGAAAATGCAATGTAGTTTGCATTTCAAAGGATAGCAGAAATCCACAACCCTCAGATCAAGAGCTCCAAAAGGCTGACTTTGTATTTTGTCGTACGTTCAATGTTAAGCGCTGCATTATTGTGGATGAAATGGATGAAAATATTGCTGGAATTGATG ttaaatttatttttaaccgAATGGGTTCTCTAAAGCCCTCTTCTAGTCATAACACTGATGTGGATGATAAACATACTAGTGAGACTGCAATGACAGTAAATAAAAAGGTGATTTTGTCTAATAAGTTGAACTCGTTTGAGACTCAAAATTTTGAAGATAGACAAGGGGAACAGAAACCCGTTGTTGAAGAAACCTTTGCTACTGATGATAGACAAGAGAATGTCTTTAACTACAAATCTGCTTCAAGCCTTAAAGCTGAAGAAAACAAAGAGTTGAAAGTTGATGAGAAATTAAAGTCCATTGAGGATTTGGGAGAGTTAGATGAGAGGCCATATAAGAAAGCAAAGCTAGATAGTTTTGGGAAAGTCTCTGATTGCAAGAACAAGATTGATGTGCTTATACCAAATATCATTGCTTCTGAAGACGAACCCAGATGTGCTACAAATACTAATGGGACATCAAACTCTTCCACGAAGCTGAAGTTGGGGGATGACGAACTCACAAAACCTACTTGCAAGTTGCCAAACGAGTCTTCTTCATGGCCTTCAAATGATATCATCAAAACTGATGACAAAGCATTGGAAGTTATTAGTAGACCTGATTTTGAAATTGGTGTTCTGGAGTTATCTccttctttcctttccttttgttTATCCCTTGCAACATGGAGTTCTAATGTGCATTAA
- the LOC107900501 gene encoding putative pentatricopeptide repeat-containing protein At3g15130: MIRLLFPIWSGRQRLANLLRYSSKNSLLDQGIQVHAASLRMGFDFDLMLSNDLIDMYSKCGVMDTASLVFDRMTERNVVSWTALMCGHLQNVNAKATLSLFFQMAFSCLKPNEYTFSTNFKACGILNVPEIGMKIHGRCVLTGFETIPVVGNSIVDMYSKCGRINEAVMMFNVLPVKNLISWNTMLAGYTLAGQGEKALLWFHRMLENGEIPDEYTLTTVLKACSRLGKIREGSMIHGFLITSGFPCSGKAAIAGSLIDLYVKCGNLAGAQRVFNQIGEKNVISWSALILGYAQEGNLAEAIELFKQLQNNSKQVDGFVLSSMMGVFADFALVEQGKQMHAYAVKVPSGSEISVSNSIVDMYLKCGLLDEAERLFNEMPARNVVSWTVMITGYGKHGIGKEAIRLFDQMQSNNIEPDGVTYLATLSACSHSGLTKEGEEYFSQLCRNRWVKPGIEHYACMVDLLGRDGRLKEAKDLIENMPLKPNVGIWQTLLSACRVHGNLQLGKEVGQNLLTLDGENPVNYVMISNIYAEAGYWKEYEQVREMAKAKGLRKEAGRSWVEIDKVVHFFYGGDDTHPMIDKIHRVLKEMERRMKEKMGYVHGVKFALRDIDEESKVESLRVHSEKLAIGLALCHGGWDEARVIRVFKNLRICGDCHDFIKCLSKIVKVVFVVRDANRFHQFKDGLCSCRDYW; the protein is encoded by the coding sequence ATGATTCGGTTGTTGTTTCCGATTTGGAGTGGCAGGCAGAGATTAGCCAATCTCTTAAGATATTCCTCAAAAAACTCGTTGCTTGATCAAGGGATTCAGGTTCATGCAGCTAGTTTGAGGATGGGATTTGATTTTGACTTGATGTTGAGCAATGATCTTATAGATATGTATTCAAAATGTGGTGTAATGGACACTGCTTCTCTTGTGTTCGACAGAATGACTGAGAGAAATGTGGTTTCTTGGACGGCGCTCATGtgtggccatttacaaaatgttAATGCCAAAGCAACATTATCACTCTTCTTTCAGATGGCATTTTCATGTTTGAAACCAAATGAGTACACTTTTTCCACGAATTTCAAAGCTTGTGGGATTTTGAATGTTCCTGAGATTGGAATGAAGATTCATGGTAGGTGTGTATTAACTGGCTTTGAAACTATCCCTGTGGTGGGAAATTCAATAGTTGATATGTATTCAAAATGTGGAAGAATCAACGAAGCAGTAATGATGTTTAATGTTTTGCCAGTTAAGAATCTAATAAGTTGGAACACAATGCTAGCAGGTTATACACTTGCAGGCCAAGGTGAAAAAGCTTTACTTTGGTTCCATAGAATGCTAGAAAATGGAGAGATACCTGATGAATATACATTAACAACCGTGTTGAAAGCATGTAGTCGTCTTGGGAAGATTAGGGAAGGATCAATGATTCATGGTTTTTTGATCACTAGTGGGTTTCCATGTTCTGGAAAAGCAGCCATTGCAGGTTCTCTTATTGATTTGTATGTGAAATGCGGGAACTTGGCTGGGGCTCAAAGGGTGTTTAATCAGATTGGAGAGAAGAATGTAATATCTTGGAGTGCATTAATTCTGGGGTATGCTCAAGAAGGGAATTTGGCAGAAGCCATTGAGTTGTTTAAGCAGCTTCAAAACAACAGCAAGCAAGTGGATGGCTTCGTTCTATCAAGTATGATGGGTGTATTTGCTGATTTTGCACTTGTGGAGCAAGGCAAGCAAATGCATGCGTATGCTGTTAAGGTTCCTTCTGGTTCTGAGATATCAGTGTCCAATTCAATCGTTGATATGTATCTGAAGTGTGGACTTCTAGATGAGGCCGAAAGACTTTTCAACGAAATGCCAGCAAGAAATGTGGTTTCTTGGACAGTAATGATCACCGGGTATGGAAAACATGGCATTGGCAAAGAGGCAATTCGTTTATTTGACCAAATGCAGTCGAATAATATCGAGCCTGATGGGGTGACTTATTTGGCTACACTATCAGCATGTAGTCATTCAGGACTCACCAAGGAAGGTGAAGAATATTTCTCACAGTTATGTCGTAATCGATGGGTTAAACCTGGGATCGAGCATTATGCTTGCATGGTTGATCTTCTTGGTAGAGATGGACGCTTGAAAGAAGCCAAAGACCTGATAGAGAACATGCCATTAAAGCCAAATGTAGGGATATGGCAAACGCTGCTGAGTGCATGTAGGGTGCATGGGAACTTGCAACTTGGGAAAGAAGTAGGCCAAAATCTTTTGACATTGGATGGCGAAAACCCTGTCAACTATGTGATGATTTCAAACATTTACGCCGAGGCTGGATACTGGAAGGAGTACGAGCAAGTAAGAGAAATGGCAAAAGCAAAGGGGTTAAGGAAAGAGGCAGGGCGTAGTTGGGTGGAGATTGACAAGGTGGTCCACTTTTTCTACGGCGGAGACGATACTCACCCAATGATAGACAAGATTCATCGAGTGTTGAAGGAGATGGAGAGAAGGATGAAAGAAAAAATGGGTTATGTTCATGGGGTGAAATTTGCTTTGCGGGATATAGACGAAGAGTCGAAGGTGGAGAGCTTGAGGGTTCACAGTGAGAAGCTGGCAATCGGATTGGCACTTTGCCATGGAGGGTGGGATGAAGCAAGAGTGATAAGGGTGTTCAAGAACTTGAGAATTTGTGGGGATTGTCATGATTTCATAAAATGCTTGTCGAAGATTGTGAAGGTTGTTTTCGTGGTGAGAGATGCTAACAGGTTTCATCAGTTCAAGGATGGCCTTTGTTCCTGCAGAGATTATTGGTAA
- the LOC107900500 gene encoding uncharacterized protein has product MATSARESRRRKILERGSDRLAFITGQLQNLPTPPHSHEQLHANPPPPQDPPTDFSTQPAVSPDVDDEASGPLSLKHHPVSDADQGQTSAYNGGIDEGSASSGRDRSIEPSNGSAFDTSGEPNSFLVSSNDRSSPISTSGTVQGSETSARKHNFFTPKQISSAIDGSEKARLLCSVIVGVLVVLLHLGFPLPGNKFVGSILNFRPLYLVLLTNVTLVMGRLLYGDHGSSQRTIGEEHKATSTDEYNWAEQLSKTLDVGLVAKKVVDAVFMDCSVYAIIVICGLSFT; this is encoded by the exons ATGGCAACCAGCGCCAGAGAAAGTCGGCGTAGGAAAATCCTCGAAAGAGGATCTGATCGTTTGGCTTTTATTACGGGTCAGCTCCAAAACCTGCCTACTCCTCCTCACTCTCATGAACAACTCCACGCCAACCCTCCTCCGCCGCAAGATCCACCTACTGATTTTTCGACTCAACCCGCCG TTTCTCCTGATGTCGACGATGAAGCCTCCGGTCCTTTGTCGCTCAAACATCACCCTGTTTCTGATGCTGATCAGGGTCAGACCAGTGCTTATAATGGTGGAATTGATGAAGGATCAGCATCCAGCGGACGGGATAGAAGCATTGAGCCTTCAAATGGTTCTGCTTTTGATACAAGTGGTGAACcgaattcatttctggtttcatcAAATGATCGAAGTTCACCAATTTCCACGTCAGGGACAGTACAGGGTTCAGAAACATCTGCTCGGAAACATAACTTCTTCACCCCTAAACAAATAAGTTCTGCCATTGATGGATCTGAGAAAGCACGCCTTTTATGTTCAGTAATTGTGGGTGTTTTAGTTGTATTGTTGCATTTGGGGTTTCCTCTTCCAGGAAACAAGTTCGTAGGGAGCATTCTTAACTTTAGGCCACTTTACTTGGTTTTGTTGACCAATGTAACATTGGTGATGGGGCGGCTTCTTTACGGTGATCATGGAAGTTCACAGAGAACCATTGGAGAAGAGCACAAAGCCACTTCCACAGATGAGTATAATTGGGCTGAGCAATTAAGCAAGACTTTGGATGTAGGATTGGTAGCAAAAAAGGTGGTTGATGCAGTGTTCATGGATTGTAGTGTATATGCAATAATTGTCATATGTGGCCTCTccttcacatag